The following is a genomic window from Chania multitudinisentens RB-25.
TCTTGCTTTAGCAGCTCTGCAATCGCATCAGTCAACTGGATGCGTCCCCAAGCTCCTGGTTTGGTTTTTTCCAAAATCGGCCAGATATCCGCAGTAAGCACATAACGACCAACAGCAGAGTAATTGGATTTCAACTGAACTTCACGGCTCGGTTTTTCAACAATCGACGTCATACGTGAACTTTCACCTGATTGTAAGGTATTGGTTTCACATTCAACCACCGAGTATTCATAAAGCACATCCTGTTCCACTGCCTGAACCAGAACCTGGCTGATACCTGTTTGTTCAAAACGGCGCACCATATGTGCCAGGTTATCTTTTTTTAAATCTGCCTTTGCATCATCCATCAAAACATCCGGCAACATCACCACAAAAGGTGAATTTCCTACCAAGGGTTTTGCACACAGTACCGCATGGCCTAACCCTTTGGGTTGCCCCTGGCGGATATGCATCAGAGTGACGCCTTTCGGCGTTATCGATTGTACCTCATCAAGCAATTGGCGTTTCACACGCGCTTCGAGCATGGCTTCTAGCTCATAAGAGGTATCAAAATGGTTTGCAATCGCATTCTTGGAGGAGTGTGTGACCAAAATAATTTCTTTGATACCGGCTGCAACACACTCATTCACAACGTATTGAATTAGTGGCTTATCAACGATCGGCAGCATTTCTTTTGGTATAGCCTTAGTTGCTGGCAGCATACGCATGCCTAAGCCTGCAACAGGAATGACAGCTTTCAACATCTTCGTCATGATAATCCTCTTTGAATCTTATCGCTGTACCAACAACTACAATCGTTACTGACTATTTAACGCCTGCTTTAGCCACCGAGCGAAGCTCTCACCTTCTGATGTATGACGCAAACCATACTGTACAAAAGCCTTCATATAGCCCAGTTTGTCACCACAATCGTGCGATTTTCCACTCATGTGGAAAGCTTCAACCGTCTCCTGTTCCATCAGCAGGGCAATCGCATCGGTCAACTGAATTTCATCACCCGCCCCTGGCGGCGTCTTTTCCAACAATGGCCAGATATTGCCCGAAAGCACATAGCGCCCCACCACGGCCAAGTTTGAAGGAGCATCTTCCCGCGCCGGTTTCTCTACCACAGCGGTCATCGGGGTACTTTCTCCATCTTCTAATTTGACACCACCACAGTCTACAACACCGTATTTAGAGACATCCTGTTCAGGCACTGGTTCAACCATAATCTGGCTAAAACCGGTTTGCTCAAAACGTTGAATCATTTTGGCCAAGTTTTCTTTGCTCAAATCGGCAGTGGCATCATCCAACAGCACATCTGGCAGTAATACTACGAAAGGATTATCCCCCACCATCGGTTTAGCACACAGCACTGCATGCCCCAAGCCTTTAGCTTGCCCTTGGCGCACTTGCATGATGGTGACGTCTGGTGGACAGATACTTTGCACATCTGCAAGCAATTGGCGTTTTACGCGAGCTTCAAGCACAGCTTCCAGTTCGAAAGAAGTATCAAAGTGGTTTTCAATCGCGTTTTTAGATGAATGCGTAACCAGCACAATGTCTTTAATACCTGCAGCAACACATTCACTTACGATGTACTGAATCAGTGGCTTATCAACTACTGGTAACATTTCTTTAGGGATGGCCTTGGTGGCAGGCAACATACGTGTTCCCAAACCCGCCACAGGAATCACAGCCTTCAATCTTTTTTGCATAGTTTTTTCACCAACCAATAACAAGATAAATGCAAAGGTGCTTGGCAGAGTAACGAGATGAATGCTGGATAAATTTTATTTATCTAATCATCACGTTATAACACACCTTAAATATGAGAAGACATCAATTTTGGTACGCTACCGCCCTTGGCTTTCAGCTACCAACATGCTGTAAAAACTGCTTAAATCACCAGAATGTGATTATTATCACGCCTGTCAATAAACCAGGTTTTTGTTCCGAATTTGAAACAAAGAAGTCACAGCTAAAAGAAGAGGCGACACCGCATTGTGTGAACGGTGAGGTTTGTGACCATCCATAGGATAGTAAGATTCTTATACTATTGCCCCATTGAAACAAGCCTTAGATAAACATGTACAGGCCTTTTCAGAATAAGACCACTCTTGATGTTTAAACGTACAAATTTTCTCATGCAAAATAAAAAATAACCAATTGATTTTATTTAATATTATTTAGGCATCGATATCCAGGGTAAATGTTTGACTTATTCTTGCGTTATTATCGACAAATCAGGCAAAAAAGCCTGCCACGACCCAACTTTCTGCCCTGCTCATTTATCTTGTATCTCCAACTACTGATTTAAAGTTGAATTCCCTTCCCTCAGCGTCCATCATTCCCACTTATGCTACAGAACCAATAAGTGAGATTGGGTATATGGACTGGATCGCAGATCCAACAATTTGGGCCGGTTTGGCCACCCTGGTTGTGCTGGAAATTGTATTAGGGATAGACAACCTGATATTTATTGCCATTTTAGCAGAAAAATTACCAGAAAAACAAAGAGATAAAGCACGCATCGTGGGGCTTTCATTAGCTTTGCTGATGCGTTTGGCACTGTTAGCCTCAATCTCCTGGCTGGCAACACTCACCAAGCCCCTGTTTACTGCCGCAGGCCATGCATTCAGTGGCCGGGATCTGATCATGCTGGTTGGGGGTATCTTTCTGCTATTTAAAGCCACCATGGAACTGAATGAACGCCTGGAAGGCAAAGATGAAGAACAACATGGGTCACGTAAAGGCGCTCGTTTCTGGCCTGTGGTTGCACAGATTGTCGTTCTGGATGCGGTATTTTCGCTGGATTCGGTGATTACTGCGGTTGGTATGGTCGATCATCTGGCAGTAATGATGATTGCGGTTTGTATCGCTATCGGCCTGATGTTGCTTGCCAGTAAACCACTCACACGTTTTGTCAACGCCCACCCCACTATCGTGATTCTGTGTCTCAGCTTCTTGCTTATGATTGGTTTCAGCCTCGTTGCAGAAGGGTTCGGTTACCATATTCCGAAAGGGTACCTCTACGCCGCGATTGGTTTCTCAGTGATGATCGAAGCGTTAAATCAACTCTCCCAATTCAACCGGCGCCGTTTTCTTTCCAAGGTTCGTCCTCTGCGTGAACGCACTGCTGAAGCAGTATTGCGCATGTTAAGTGGCAAGCATGAAGAAGCCGAGCTGGACAGCCATTCAGCCAATTTAGTCGCTGCACGTACCAATGAAAGCGGTGAAGTTTTCAACCAGCAGGAACGCCATATGATCGAGCGCGTGCTAGGTATGGCACAGCGTACGGTCAACAGCATCATGACATCACGGCATGATGTGGAATATCTTGCGCTGAACGATCCACAAGAAAAATTGGCGCAATTGCTGAAGAAAAACCAGCATACGCGCATCGTTGTAATAGAAGATAACTCTAACGATGAACCGCTGGGCGTCATCCACACGATCGATGTCCTGAAACAACAGCTGCAACAATCCTCATTAGACCTACGTGCGCTGGTGCGCCAGCCCTTGATCTTTCCAGAGCAATTAACGTTACTTTCCGCACTAGAACAATTTCGTCAGGCAAAAACGCATTTTGCTTTTGTTGTCGATGAGTTTGGCTCAATTGAAGGGGTCGTGACATTGACGGATGTCATGGAAACCATCGCCGGTAATCTGCCAGAAGCAGATGAGGAAACGGACGCACGCCACGATATTCAACAAACTGCCGAGGGTTATTGGATTGCCAATGGTCACATGCCGTTGGAAGATTTAGTGCTGTATGTACCGCTATCAATCGAAGAAAAGCGTGAATACCATACCCTGGCAGGTTTATTGATGGAACATTGCCAGCGCATCCCACAAGAAGGTGAACAACTATCAATTGGTAACTATCTGTTTGAACCCTTAGAGATCAGTAGCCACCGTATCGTGAAAGTAAAAATTACGCCGTTGGCGATAGCGGAAGGAGATGATGAAATCTAAGCCACGCCGGGCATGCCAATGGATGCCCGGCATTGGCGGTCAGCGCACAGGCACCAGCAGTTCTGTTGCTACAATCACCACAATTAACCCCACGATAACCGGCACCGAAGTACGCTTAACTACATCGAATGGTGAGATTTTCGCCATCCCAGAAACTGCCACCACTACACCGGAAACCGGTGACAAAGTTCGGCCCAGGTTTGATGCTTGCAACATTGGAATGACCAGATAAGCCGGGTTAATTCCCATTTGCGCGGCCAACTTCGGGATCAATTCAACAAATGCATAGAAAGGAGCGTTACCGGAGCCTGTCGTCATGGCTGCTAACATAGTAATCACCACCAGAACCAGCATCATAATAATACCGCCAGTTCCAAATGATTGCGCCAAGCCGATCAAACCGCTGATAAACCCGATGGTGCTTAACCCCTGAGCAAAAACGCCAGCCGCAACCAACAACATAACTACGCTGGCAAAAGCATCGGCCATCCCGCGGTAAGCCACTTCCAAACCGGTAAAGACGATTTTTGCATTGAAACTACGGATGAACTCAATCACCGCAGCCAAAAGCATACAGATGACCAGTATGGTAATAATATGCAGCTCAGGGCCCCATTTGCCGTCAAACACCAACACCCCCAAAATCGGGGTAAAGGGCAGGATGGCATAGAAAGCCGGAGCGTGAGTCGTGATCTCACTGACATCGACAATATGATGCTGTTCGTTGTTTTTCTTATCGAGATAACGCTGCCAGAAGAAATGGGCAATCGCCATACAGATAATGGCAGCAATCGAGATAGGTAGCGTGGTTTTAAACGCAAAATCAACCAACGGCATTTCTGCCGCTTTTGCAGCCAACACCACATCTCCAGAAGTTGGTGAAAGGATAATGGCTGCCGGAGAGGCACAAATAGCCGCTGCCGCACCACGGCTGATGCCCACATTCACCATCAGCGGGAACAGCGTCGCCATCAGTAACACACCAAGGCCAGTTGCCGAGGACACCGCCAACGACATCAGGCAGGCAACGAAATAAGCCGCAATCATTAATAAATAAGGGGAGTTGATCACCTGCAAAGGGCGCGAAGCCAACTTCACCACCACATCATTGGCACCAATATGTGTCATATACGCGGCAAAACCACACAGCATCATAATCATCATGCCGAGATCGCCGCCGCGGCTCATCAGCAAAATTTTGACATATTCAACAATATCAGTCGCATGCCAGCCTGTTGAGGTAGCGCTGGCAGGCAATACGCTTTTCCCCATCGATGCGCTGATCGCCAATAACATCAGCCCTCCAACCATCAATACTCCTGTGGCCGAATAACCTTTAATAATGTAACGACCAACCCCTATCGCTACCACCACACCAATCAAAAGTTCTATCATAATCCCTCAGCTTGATTATTTTACTTCAGCTAAACATGCTATAGCCGCCAAATAGCGGCCTACTTTGCCGAAAAACGATATAAGACATTATGACACTCATCAAAGTTGCGAGAGGAAACTATCAGGAAATAATGAAATCTCAGGTTAGAACAGCTTTTAAGGCAATGGGTAGTAAACAGGCCGATTAAACGGCCCGTACCAAACAAAGACTATAACTTATCGAGCAGTTTTTTCAGTTCTCGCCCTTCGGACGAGCTTTTATTCTTATCTACCCATTTATTCAGAGCATCCTTGGCGCGATCCTGCAGCATTTTGCGCAAAACCTGGTCAACTTGCAGCTGATAATTGAGCTGTTGCCATGGCCCATAGACTCGCAATGGTATCGGTGTTTTCCTCAACTGTGTAATCAGATTATTGCTACCCTGCCATCCCCCGGTCACCAGCACATTTAATGTCATATCGCACTGTTTATCTTGCATATTCACGGTTCCACTACCGGTCAGGTTGAGTAAAGGGGAATCTGCCGTCAGTTTGCTGAGATTAATTGTGCCATTGCTCAAACTTCCCTTGGCACTCATCTGTTTCACTTCGGTATAACGTTGGTAGTTATCCTGCCCACGAACGCTGCTGTCATTACGCGCTACAGCTTGCTGGATGAGCTGTTGAATATTCAGGCCATGCAACTGAGCGTTTTGCATGATCATTTCAGCCGTACCTTGCCAACTCTGTTCAAAAGCAGATGCAGTAAACCGATCGCCAGTCAAATCACCCTGCATACTGAAAGTGCCAGTCAGCACCAATGGCATGCCAAACGCCTTGAGCACATCTCCCAACTCAATCTGCTGCAATACCGGCTGCAATGTGATGAGTGGTTTGCTGCCACGTACATCCAGTGAACCCGGCAAAGCAAAACCACCACCAGCCAGTTTGCCGGATAAGGTTTTTACCGTCAGTAATCCCTGCTGATTATCAACCTGTGCCACCAGTTGGCTGAGATTCATCCCACGGTATGTTACCTGTTCCGCTTTCAGATTCAGTTGGGCGTTGAAATCACGTAGCATCTGCAAACTCTGCTGCGAATCCTCCGCTTGATTAGCGATAACCGGAGCAGCAGTCATTGATGGCGCTAATTGCACTTCGTCGGCAGTTTTGTTCTGCCATCCCGAAACCGCATCCAGGTTAAGGTTGGCTGAACTGAGATCTAAAATATAGCGAGGTTCCAGCCCAAACTGCGCACTTGCTGTACCGGTCAGTTGGCTGTCATTGGCACTGAACATCAGTTGGCTGAACGCAATTTGCTGCGGCGACTGCTGATACAGGGCCTGTACGCTGCCTTCACCTTTAATACCTGTTGCGGGAATATCCGCACCTTCGAGCTGGTAACTGAATTGTGTAACATTTGCGCCAATCTGGCGGGGATATTGCTGCAAATCAAGATCGGCAACCAGCGTAAACGTCAGATCTCGCTGATCGCGGTTCACCCGGCTGGAGAGTTCCATCTGCGCCTGATGCTGGCCGTTTTGCTGTAGGCTCAAATTAATATCGCGAACATTGATCTGCTCGTTATTGGCACGTTGCCAGATTAACAGGCTGTCCACTACGCGCAAATTATCGATCCCAAACGTCCAGGCAGAGTCAACATCATCAGCCTGATTGCCTCCAGGCGCTATCGGCGCACCCAGTTGCACTTGTTCTTCACTATCAGCAGTCAGGCGGATAACAGCATTTTTCAGCATCACCTGTTTGACATACAGTTGGTGGGAGAGCAGCGGCAAGAGTTTGACATCAAGCCGCATATTGTCAGCACTGAGCACCGGTGCTTTCGCGCCAGGCGCAGTCAGGGTCATCCGCCCAGCCAAAATGCTGAGTTGGGGCCACACATGCCAGCGTAAATCGCCTTCCAGCGTCAGGTGGTAACCGCTACGTTGTTCAACCTTCTTGACCATATAGGCACGGAAATCATTCGGATTGACCAGCATGACCAACGCCGTCATACCCGCCACCAGCACTACCAGTAAAATCACCAAAGTTGTCAGTAATCTTCTCATGCCATCCTCTCACCCTCTGATGACCGGAAACTGCGGTATGATTAGCCGCAATTCCAAATACTTTGGGCATCTCAGCGCAGAATACCCAACGCAGTCAGTCTTTATCGATACGGCTGGCCACTGCCCCCTGTTGATCTTTATATTTTGCATCCTGCCGGCTGTTATATGGCCGTGCTGCCGGCCCAGAGAGCGGTTCGAAACTCAGTGCGCCGATCAGCATGCCAGGCCGTAACGCAAGTGGCAGCTTACCTGAATTATAGAACTCCAATACAATTCTCCCCTGCCAACCAGGATCAATTCGGTGCGCGGTCACATGTACCATCAACCCCAGCCGGGCCAAAGAAGAACGGCCATCAAGCCAGCCCACCAGATCGTTTGGCAGCGTCACTGACTCCAGCGTGACCGCCAGCGCCAACTCGCCAGGATGCAGGAAGAAAGCCTCCCCTTCTGGCAACACGATCTCATCGCTCATGACGCGATCAAGCGCCGCACCCACTTCATCTTTAGGCCCGCTAAGATCGATAAATGCAGCCGTGTGACCGCGAAAAACGCGGAATTGATTACCCAAACGGACATCCACCGTGGCCCCGCTAATACGTTCAATCGGCGGACGTGGCGAGATAACCAGTTTTTCACTATCCAGCCAGGCTTCTATATCACGGTCACACAGTCTCATTCGTTATCTCCATTCGATCAAAGCGCAAAAATTGCCACATAGCAGACCAAAGATCTATGTCAGGGCATTAGATAATTCACTACAGGCCGAAAAAATACCGTTTTCTCACATTCAAATGACATTATTCAAAAAATTGGCTGATTTTGGCTTTCAAAATATCAATGGCAATGCGGTTTTTACCCCCACGTGGAACAATAATGTCAGCATACTGTTTGGAAGGCTCAATAAATTGCAGGAACATTGGGCGAACCGTTTTCTGGTATTGTGCCATCACGGAATCCATCGAACGGCCACGCTCATTCACATCGCGCTTCATACGCCGCATCAGGCAAATATCCAACGGAGTGTCAACAAAGATCGAGAAACTCATCGTTTGACGCAAACGGACATCCGTCAATAACAAGATACCTTCCAGAATAATGACTTTTTTCGGTTCCAGATGGATAGTTTCTTTCTTACGCGTATGTTCGGTGTAGCTGTACAACGGCAACTCAATCGCCTTACCGGCTTTCAGCATTTGCAGATGCTGCAACAAAAGATTGTGATCCATTGAATTCGGGTGGTCATAGTTGGTTTTAACCCGTTCTTCCATGGTCAAATGAGTCTGATCTTTATAATAACTGTCTTCTGGGATCACACCGATATGCTCGTCCCCCACCTGCTCACGGAGTTCACGATACAGAGTGCTGGCGATAAGACTTTTTCCAGAGGCAGATGCACCAGCTATACCGATAATGACGCACTGATGCGGTTTGTCAGTCATAAAATTAAGGACCTGATTTTAAAGTGGGAAAAAGAGAACTGAGACAGAGTAATTATAGGGAGTTCATGGGCATAGCGCCAGCGTTTATCCCCCCCTATCGTCTTGCACATTGAGGAGTGATTGACTGTAACCTGAAATTCGCTGGTCGATAGCCTGAAAAGATCAGATAGCGTTTTAAGAACATTACGACTACTGTAAATCAGGCTCTCAGAGTACAATATTGCTCCATGATCCTCCTGTTCACCTTCAGCGAGTATTCAAATTCGTGAAACAACGTTATTTATTCTCTTCAGTTGAGTGCTGCCCTACATGATGAACTGGCATTTCCTGACCTTCTTTGGTGACAGCATGCTGTTGCTTCCCTGCGCCGCCATTATCTTCATCATTTTGATACTTTCACCTGCCAGTAGAAAACCCACATGGGAATGGACGCTGTTGTTTGGTGGTGTCAGTGCCGTGGTGTGTGTATCAAAACTGGCCTTTATGGGTTGGGGCATTGGCAGCCGCGAGTTTGACTTTACCGGATTCAGCGGCCATTCGGCGCTGTCTGCCAGCATCTGGCCAGTCATGCTGTGGCTGCTCAGTAGCCGTTTTTCACGGGCAATCAGGCGCGCAGCCGTTATCATGGGGTATATTCTCGCTATCGCCGTAGGTTATTCACGCTTGGCGATTCACGTTCACTCCACCTCAGAAGTGATTACCGGCTTGGTATTGGGCCTGATCGTCAGCAGCACATTCCTGTTACTCCAGCGCGGCACTACGCCCCCCAGGTTATCCTATCGCAAGATTGGCGCTACGCTGATTCTGCCGCTGATCCTGATCAACACCGGCAGCGCAGCGCCAACCCAGAGTTTACTGGAGCGGATTGCCGTAACAATTGCTCCCGTAGAAAGGCCTTTTATACGAGCCGATCTGCACAAGGCACCAACTTCCTCTATCAGTGCTAAACACCATTAAAAAACCCGGCGTGGTGCCGGGTTGTCATTAGAGCCTACGAATTTACAGCGCTCGGAAAGAGATCTCGGTTGGAATGGCTTCCCCCTGCCAGTACATTTGTGCCGCAACGCGCCCGGCCAATTGGCGGTACATTTCGGCAAACTCGCTGTCTGGGCGGCTGATTACCGTGGGCTGACCACGATCCAGATCTTCACGTAATGAAATATGCAACGGCATCTGCCCTAACAGGCGGCTGTTGTATTTTTTCACTAACTTCTCTGCACCGCCGGTACCGAAAATAGGCTCATGGTGGCCGCAGTTGCTGCAAATATGCATGCTCATATTCTCAACGATACCCAGCACTGGCACATGCACTTTCTCAAACATCACAATGCCCTTCGCTGCATCCAGTAAGGCGATATCCTGCGGCGTAGTCACCACCAGCGCACCGGTAACCGGGATGTTCTGCGACAGTGTTAGCTGAATATCACCGGTACCCGGCGGCATATCCAGCACCAGATAATCCAAATCTGGCCACAGCGTATCCTGCAACAATTGCAACAGCGCCTTACTGGCCATCGGGCCACGCCATACCATCGCGTTATCATCAGTCACCAGATAGCCGATAGAGTTAGTTGCCAGGCCGTGAGCCATGATCGGTGCCATACGTTGGCCGTCCGGTGACGTTGGGCGTTCATGTTCAGTACCCAGCATATTCGGGATCGACGGGCCATAAATGTCCGCATCAAGAATCCCCACTTTGGCCCCCTCAGCGGCCAATGCCAGTGCCAGATTGACTGCGGTGCTGGATTTCCCCACCCCGCCCTTGCCAGAACTGACAGCAATGATATTACGCACTCCCTTCACACCGGCCTGATCGTTGGCCCGTTTCAGGGTAGTGATGTCCTGCTTCAGTTTCCAATCGATGGCCTGCGCGCCGGTTACGCGCAGCAGTTCATCACTCACCGTCTCTTGCAGCGCAGCAAAACCACTCCGCCAGGCGAATGGCATGATCAGTTCAATATGCAGCACCTTGTCCAGCATCGCACAATGGTGGATAGCTTTCAGGGCAGTCAGATTATTTTTTAACGTCGGGTGTTCAAAGGCGGCCAGTACACCGGTCACCAGGGCACGCAGAACTTCAGGGTTAGTCTGCTCGGGGGATTTTGCGTTCATCCCGGCTCCTTGATTTTTTTTAAATGATTAACTTCTCGCTAAGCATACCAGAACTACGAGGCAACCCGTGCGCATAACCCGAAAGAAACCGCTCTGGTAGCAAAGAGCGCGATCGGTTACCATCAAAGTCCCTTTTTATTCATTACAGAAAGCAAGTTCTTACTATGGCTCAAGTCGCGAAAAAATTATTGGTGACGTGCGCGCTACCGTACGCAAATGGTTCCATCCATCTCGGCCACATGCTCGAGCACATCCAGGCAGATATCTGGGTTCGTTACCAACGAATGCGCGGCCACGAGGTTCATTTCATCTGTGCAGATGACGCACACGGCACCCCAATCATGCTGAAGGCACAGCAGATGGGCATCCAGCCGGAAGAAATGATCGCGACAATGAGCCACGAGCACCAACAGGATTTCGCTGGTTTTGGCATCAGCTATGACAACTATCACTCAACCCATAGCGAAGAAAACCGTGAGCTGGCCGGTCTGATCTATCGCCGTCTGAAAGAGAACGGCTTTATCAAGCAAAGAACCATTTCTCAGCTTTATGATCCTGAGAAAGGCATGTTCCTGCCAGATCGTTTTGTGAAAGGCACCTGCCCGAAGTGCAAATCCCCAGACCAGTACGGCGATAACTGCGAAGTCTGTGGCGCCACCTACAGCCCAACCGAACTTATTGAGCCGAAATCGGTAGTTTCTGGCGCTACGCCGGTCATGCGTGATTCTGAGCATTTCTTCTTTGACCTGCCGGCGTTCAGCGACATGCTGCAAGCCTGGACCCGTTCCGGTGCGCTGCAAGAGCAAGTGGCGAACAAAATGCAAGAATGGTTCGAATCCGGCCTGCAACAGTGGGATATTTCCCGCGACGCGCCGTATTTTGGCTTTGAGATCCCAGATGCGGCTGGCAAATATTTCTACGTTTGGCTGGATGCGCCGATCGGCTATATGGGCTCCTTCAAAAACCTGTGTGATAAACGTGGCGATCTGAATTTCGATGAATTCTGGCGTAAAGATTCCACCACCGAGCTTTACCACTTTATTGGTAAAGATATCGTTTATTTTCACAGTCTGTTCTGGCCTGCCATGTTGGAAGGCAGCAACTTCCGCAAACCGACCAACCTGTTTGTGCACGGTTATGTCACGGTGAACGGCGCGAAGATGTCTAAATCGCGCGGTACCTTTATCAAGGCCGGAACTTACCTACAGCATTTGGATGCTGACTGCCTGCGTTACTACTATGCCGCCAAGCTGTCTTCCCGCATTGACGATATCGACCTGAACCTGGAAGATTTCGTGCAGCGCGTGAATGCCGATATCGTCAACAAAGTGGTGAATCTGGCTTCACGTAACGCCGGTTTCATCAATAAACGCTTTGGCGGGCAACTGGCTGATAAACTGGCTGACCCGGCGCTGTATCAAACCTTTGTTGAAGCTGCTGAAAGCATTGCTGAAGCCTATGCCAACCGCGAAACCAGCCGTGCGATCCGCGAAATCATGGCGCTGGCCGATTTGGCTAACCGTTACGTGGATGAGCAAGCCCCCTGGGTGGTGGCGAAGGAAGAAGGGCGTGACGCTGATTTGCAGGCAATCTGCTCAATGGGTATCAACCTGTTCCGTGTGTTGATGACTTACCTGAAACCGGTATTGCCTGCGCTGACCGAGCGGGCCGAAGCTTTCCTCAACTGTGAGCTGAGTTGGAATGCTATTGCACAACCGCTGCTGGGTCACCCGGTGAGCCCCTTTAAGGCACTGTTTAACCGTATCGATCTTGATAAAGTGAATGAAATGGTTAACGCCTCAAAAGAAGATATGGCCGCAGCGAAGGTGGTGACCGGCCCGTTAGCAGACGATCCGATTCAGGAAACCATTACCTTTGACGATTTCGCCAAGGTAGACATGCGGATTGCGCTGATTAAAAGCGCTGAATTTGTGGAAGGTTCCGACAAACTGCTGAAACTTCTGTTGGATCTGGGTGGCGAGTCTCGTCAGATATTCTCCGGCATTCGTTCCGCTTATCCCGACCCGAAACAGCTGGAAGGCCGCCTGACCATCATGGTAGCCAATCTGGCACCGCGTAAAATGCGCTTCGGCATTTCCGAAGGCATGGTAATGGCCGCTGGCCCAGGCGAGAAAGATATTTTCCTGTTGAGCCCGGATAGCGGTGCACAGCCAGGAATGCAGGTGAAATAAGCCATCAGTGCATGTCCCCTGACCCTTGCCTCAAGGGAAAGGGGACTATTCTGTGTAACTCTCCGCAGTAACCTTAAGTAACCCATACTCCGGTTCTAACCACCAAACCCATTGCTATGGGTTGAAAATATATTAAAAAATAACGAAAAAGGCATCTTCTAACACTCCAGCAAAATTTTGACTTTTCTCACAGGAAGAAAAATAAATTTTTATCCTGAAAATGGTAATTTTTTCGATCCTTTATACAAAAAATGGCTAACTATAATTTTTTCCTCAGCCATTTTCTTTAAAACAACCAAAGAAGCATCTAAAACCCCCTTTAATAAAATGCTATTTTGGAAGTATTCGGCATCTTTACTAAAAAAGTGATTGATTATAGATTGATGGCCGGGATTTTATTGCCAATAAAAAATTTGGCATAGTTGGCAACAAATCCTACCAATGGCGACTTATTGCCATTTCAATATGGATCTTGACATCGATTTATTG
Proteins encoded in this region:
- the asmA gene encoding outer membrane assembly protein AsmA is translated as MRRLLTTLVILLVVLVAGMTALVMLVNPNDFRAYMVKKVEQRSGYHLTLEGDLRWHVWPQLSILAGRMTLTAPGAKAPVLSADNMRLDVKLLPLLSHQLYVKQVMLKNAVIRLTADSEEQVQLGAPIAPGGNQADDVDSAWTFGIDNLRVVDSLLIWQRANNEQINVRDINLSLQQNGQHQAQMELSSRVNRDQRDLTFTLVADLDLQQYPRQIGANVTQFSYQLEGADIPATGIKGEGSVQALYQQSPQQIAFSQLMFSANDSQLTGTASAQFGLEPRYILDLSSANLNLDAVSGWQNKTADEVQLAPSMTAAPVIANQAEDSQQSLQMLRDFNAQLNLKAEQVTYRGMNLSQLVAQVDNQQGLLTVKTLSGKLAGGGFALPGSLDVRGSKPLITLQPVLQQIELGDVLKAFGMPLVLTGTFSMQGDLTGDRFTASAFEQSWQGTAEMIMQNAQLHGLNIQQLIQQAVARNDSSVRGQDNYQRYTEVKQMSAKGSLSNGTINLSKLTADSPLLNLTGSGTVNMQDKQCDMTLNVLVTGGWQGSNNLITQLRKTPIPLRVYGPWQQLNYQLQVDQVLRKMLQDRAKDALNKWVDKNKSSSEGRELKKLLDKL
- the dcd gene encoding dCTP deaminase, whose translation is MRLCDRDIEAWLDSEKLVISPRPPIERISGATVDVRLGNQFRVFRGHTAAFIDLSGPKDEVGAALDRVMSDEIVLPEGEAFFLHPGELALAVTLESVTLPNDLVGWLDGRSSLARLGLMVHVTAHRIDPGWQGRIVLEFYNSGKLPLALRPGMLIGALSFEPLSGPAARPYNSRQDAKYKDQQGAVASRIDKD
- the udk gene encoding uridine kinase, yielding MTDKPHQCVIIGIAGASASGKSLIASTLYRELREQVGDEHIGVIPEDSYYKDQTHLTMEERVKTNYDHPNSMDHNLLLQHLQMLKAGKAIELPLYSYTEHTRKKETIHLEPKKVIILEGILLLTDVRLRQTMSFSIFVDTPLDICLMRRMKRDVNERGRSMDSVMAQYQKTVRPMFLQFIEPSKQYADIIVPRGGKNRIAIDILKAKISQFFE
- a CDS encoding phosphatase PAP2 family protein, producing the protein MNWHFLTFFGDSMLLLPCAAIIFIILILSPASRKPTWEWTLLFGGVSAVVCVSKLAFMGWGIGSREFDFTGFSGHSALSASIWPVMLWLLSSRFSRAIRRAAVIMGYILAIAVGYSRLAIHVHSTSEVITGLVLGLIVSSTFLLLQRGTTPPRLSYRKIGATLILPLILINTGSAAPTQSLLERIAVTIAPVERPFIRADLHKAPTSSISAKHH
- the apbC gene encoding iron-sulfur cluster carrier protein ApbC; this translates as MNAKSPEQTNPEVLRALVTGVLAAFEHPTLKNNLTALKAIHHCAMLDKVLHIELIMPFAWRSGFAALQETVSDELLRVTGAQAIDWKLKQDITTLKRANDQAGVKGVRNIIAVSSGKGGVGKSSTAVNLALALAAEGAKVGILDADIYGPSIPNMLGTEHERPTSPDGQRMAPIMAHGLATNSIGYLVTDDNAMVWRGPMASKALLQLLQDTLWPDLDYLVLDMPPGTGDIQLTLSQNIPVTGALVVTTPQDIALLDAAKGIVMFEKVHVPVLGIVENMSMHICSNCGHHEPIFGTGGAEKLVKKYNSRLLGQMPLHISLREDLDRGQPTVISRPDSEFAEMYRQLAGRVAAQMYWQGEAIPTEISFRAL